The Haliotis asinina isolate JCU_RB_2024 chromosome 2, JCU_Hal_asi_v2, whole genome shotgun sequence genomic interval agcagacatataggtgtcaataaatcagacactgagttttcaagccccacgaacctattcactgtgcatgcgttatgagcggagcatagctgttgaaaccagccCTGGGGGAAAATTGGTGAATGGTTTGAACCCCGATTTCGCAGgcatttttttcattgcattttttttttcaagttcaTGGGCTGAATTGGcctttttcatgatttgtttcagaAAGTGTATAccgaaatgtatcagaatctgcaaagttgtgttttacgctgcatgtgaccttcaataATCAATATATATACTACAATAATTTTCAGTTCAGTTGCAGTGCCAATACTTAAGATTTCTCAAAAACGGTTCTCTTCATTACCATTaagatgttgatatttcatcattttgaatGCCATTAGAGTTTGACATGCTGAGTTATCTCCTCCTGTTGAACATACCCCTCCACTGCAGAAGTCAACAATGACATCGCCAGACCGAGCCATCGCTGTTACAGACGTCACCAAATTCTCTAGCTGCTGACATTTCCTCTCTGTTCGCTTGGCAGGAACTTGACCTGAAACATGGCCAAATCAAATTTTTGGACACGGgagcaacaaaaaaaaaagaagttttCATGCGATGTTTAATACAGACTGATGAATGTGTCTAAAAAGACAACAGCATTTCATTCCTTCTTACATTCAAAAGTCAATTCATGGTCTGAAGCAAATCTTCCAAAATGTCACTGCTTACCAAGTGACATTTTTGGTGAAGTTTTTGTCTTTCTATAATTTCGCAATAATTCTCCAAAATAACATGTCATTGTTGCTATCTGTGTATGATGAAATACAATAGATAACTTaaaccaaacacaaaataaaacaaaacatgcagtCCACTAAGTACTTGCATTGGGAACAACTTTAACCAAGACAAAACACAGCATTCACCTAATGTTTCAAACTATCTAATGTTCTTGACAATATTGGTTTGTGTCACTATAACTTCCTTTATGAATTAAAACTTTGCCAAAGCAAACCTTCTTTGGGGTGAACAGCAGAGGGCATGGTCCCCCAATCTAGTGTGACATCACTTCCCCGCAGGTGTTCTCCAATCTTGGGGATGATACCACTGGCCTGGAACAGGAACAGAACAAACATGCAATCAGTCTTACAAGTTACTTCCTTGACATATTACGGTTGAAATTACAGTAAAAATTTCCACTCATGTGCAAGTGTGCATGGGCAAGGTGTAATTGTATTCAAaacatacttatcctgactccaTTATCTGGAGATATACtaataaatgggcttcacatattgcatgtgtgcaatcaaacccgggtctttgacaTGACGAACATCCATTTAACTATGCCACCCTATCAactagtctgttgtacagaccctgaagcaaatatatccaagaaagcctatGCAAGtccagaaaatgtggcaagtctagatttccttaacttctgaaaatgaagaaagtctcaagactccatttcattacattattttttttatatgaatcttttttcagtaaaatgtgttcattacacagactagttgttagtctactcCACCTCCCTCCTGAACAAAATGGCACATGGACAAACTACACAGCAAAATACAGCCCTTAAACCAAATGACTGGGCAACCTTTGTATCCTGCACACCTACCCTAATCTTCCTCAAAACATAACTGACATCTGGCTTGTAGGCTTTGTGCTTACTTCTACATCTGCGGCTGAAACAGAAAGAGAGGAATGGGTAAGGTGGTGAATCAGTTGAGTTCATCACTCTTTGTTcagtaatgcagttttaacaaATTATAAATCAACCAAAAATCACCTGAGTTCCATGTCATGCTCAGTGACATCCTCACTGGGCAACAATAGCAAGATTCCTGCTGGCTTCACCTCTGTCAAGGCCTGAGCAAGGTGAGTGACTTGGAAGCAAGAGTCCACCATCAACTGGATTCCCTCTACTTTCACCATTTGTTCTAACCACTTCATGACACGTGGGAGTCTCTCAAACAGTTCACAGCAACTGAAGTTCATAGCCTCCTGAAATAACAAGTAGATATGTACAAGAGTACAACCACAACAATATAGTCCAACTGAGGCACTGTATCtgatgacagacacacagatagatagacagacatggtctaaatgagtgagtgagtgagtttggtttcacactgctcttagcaattttccagcaatatcacagcagggaacaccagaaatgggcttcatacacagTACCCACATGAACTACTGCCCCGAAATGGTCTGAAGTCAAATGATATCCTTACTTTGTCATATGTACAAGGTGTCCAAAGTTGGATCATCAGGTTGGTGGGATGATTATTTAAtgagcactcagcaatattacccCTGTAAGGTGGaggactaagtgagtgagtggttttacgccacttttagcaatattccagcaatcatGGTGGGAAAGTCACAACAAAAGGTGACCACAAAGGAAGAAGGTAAGACTTACTATCACATGATAAAAGTAGACAAATAGAACGAGATCTGCCACTGTCATCTCTATCCCTTCTGAGTACAGGTGAAGCAGCTCAACGTCCAAGTAGTTCAAGCTTTCTATACCCTTCATCAAGTCCTCAacagagttatccccctttgcaGTAATCTGAGTACTTCcattgtaaatatgtttctcaCATATATTTGACACATTTTGCTTTTCCTCATTCTTTTCtccactgaaatgtttaacTAGTCTGAATGTTCTGTTTCCATGGGGAAATTTTTTCTCCTTCACAAGCAGAAAACTGTTTCTTCGCAATGTACAATTTTTCAGTATCTGACTCCGCATTTTTTCATCGCTCATTTCTTCTTTGACCTCCTTTAATACAGCTCTCCTCATCTTGTCATCATTATGAATTTTGGGGGGTTTGAGAAAATGAGCCTCAAGTTTCAAAAGATCTTGAGGTAACTCAACTTCAGACTTCCCAGAGTCAGATACAAGTCTGCAAATATTAACCACAATTAGGCTGACAAAACATAATACTGTTACAGACATTGATTACTCGAAACATCAGAGCCATGTGTTAGGAATATTCTGTGTATGACAGAATTGTCTTTTTCAAAGGCTTCTGACTCTTAAAAAGAGTGGCGGCTACATGGTGGCTGTGTGGTACATCGGGATTTTCAATGTTCATCAGCTTTAGTGAAAATGTATGGCAAATTGATACAGACCCAGCTTATGTATACCAGGAAATTATCAAGGTATCTAATTTTTTAGGTTAATAACGCAAACTTGAAAATATTATATCCATGAGTTTTTCGAAACTTCAAACCTATTTTGTTAGATTTCATATCCATAATCCTTTCAACTGCTGGCAAGCAATGACTTCCTGACATTCACATTAAATCTTTAATGCAGTGTCGAGTCTATTTAATTGTAATTGTTGGTCCTGAATAATATGACATGTGAAGTCATACCAATACTTTCAATACATGTGATGCCACTCACGCAGAGACCTATGCATACATGTTTATAATGGGGTTGTTAGTAATTAAGGAAACTATATCGTCTGGGAAAGAATGGTGTCAACTGTCATGTTTGAACTCTGCTGACATAATGTTTCATGGGTCATTTATATCACAATAAAGGAAAAAACGTTTGTTTCATCACCTCAAAAGCTCTGGAGGTCTCAAACCTCGGAATTTTAGTGCCTTGAAAATTTTCAGGCATACGGTATATAGCTGAGCAACTTGTAAGCTCTTATGTGTATAAGTTACTGACAGACAGTTaaatcattggaaacatttaaATGTTCATTCTGAAGAAGGTAAAGTACATTCCATTGGCTGGTAAAGTATCCAGTGGATTCCAAATAGTCAGAACATTAATGGCAAACATTATGATACTCTGATTTAGCAACTGTGTGAGTATTTCAAGGCTAAACAACATGGAAACCTCTCTGGGTCTTCAGTGCAACGAATCTGAGCTCAAGTATTTTGTTGCCAAAGTTAATTCAAGATCCTCTGTTTCAGTGAGATTTGTACCACAGATAGAAGTAAGGACTGTCTGGAATGATGCATTATTCAAATGATCATGACACTGCTTTAGCTGTTTGCTTTTCAGActacacagagtgagtgagtgagtctagttttatgccacattcagcaatatttcatctatatgatGGCTGTTTTGAAGCTGTTTAAAACAACTTTATTCACATAATCTAGTATTTATTGTATTGCTATAAAAAACAGAAGCAGACACAAGAATATTACTGTGACCAGTGATGTTCCAAAGCTATCTCTAATAAAAGCTGTTAATGCACTCTGATTCACTTGAACTTGCTTATACATACCTAAAGTCATGAATCAACTGAGTCAGACTTTTGTTTAACTCCACTTCACACAATTTCGTCCAGCCTGACACCTGATATCAAAACAAAATCACAAATCATTTGTTTGGCTTTATTTACTATTATTAAATGATTAGGCACTCCAACTATAGGACAATACATCACtgataatcatgtctggacctgAAAGTCTGTCATTGGTAGAGACAGCAAATGCACTTTTCGGGGTATGATAACATGCAGTCAACTGATCTGCAAATTCATCTGGTTTAAGcttatttatttcatgaaaaggCAACGACAGAATTTTCATGATCTGGATTGGTCAACAAGCTCAAGAGAACTTATGTGAAGACCGCTCccaatgtacatatatatatatggaatagTATCGCAAGAGAAAGATGATATCTAATGAAAACTGATGTTACAACATGTAGTCAGATAATTAAAATCATGATGGTTTTATACATGATGTCGCTTCCAGTTGGGATTCATAGCACTAAGGCTCCTTATGATTATAGGTTGTAGTATATGGTTTGCTCAGCTAAATCGCTAAGTTCATCTTGATCTGAATAGGTTGCTTGGGGACCTATTCAGACCAGGATCCCTTAAGCATCTCAAATTATTTAAGAGTGAGTTGGACTACGCTATAAATGGTATAGAAAGTTTTACATCTGAAGACAAATACATGCAGAATGATGCATTGGACTATTCAGAGATAATGAGTGAGCGTGACTTTTCAGCATTTATTATAAGGATATATTGGGATTTATCTTGGCTGCATATGTTCTACAGTCTGACATCACTGGTGTCTAAGCTGTGTTTCTTTACCACCTCAAGTATGAAACTGAATGCAGCCAAAGGATTCTCACAGATAACAAAGTTACCCATGACAGTAAATGCGAGCAAATGCCATGGTATTCAGATATGAAATGATGTACAATTAGGACTGCACAGCAATACTGGTATATCATGATACACTTTTCAAACTATATGTATTGCaacatttttctgaaaatagGTATATTaggtaaaaaaaatatatataagaaaTTTTGGGAATTATCTTTATGGTTTAAATCGAAATCTACACAGCCTTCCATTTATAACAAATGTTTTCCTTCACAAAATGGCATGCTGTTGTACTGTAAAttgtatgaaaatgaaaacagaatcaTTTACTGTGCAACCtattttgagattgctgttatcagaaccataacaaGTATCTCTGAAGACTTCAAATGGTGATAAAAATAAGTAAGTTCCTAACATATCCATACACATCACAATAAAGGTACCTGAATTGCAGTATCTTGCAATACAACACTTTTATATGTTGTGTCCTGACTGATTACTAGGTAACTGCATGGGCCAGTGCTCACGTTATCAAACACTTGTTTCCATTGGAGGGAGGAGTCTGTGTTGAATTGGTTGTATTTGTAATATTCAATATGAATGTAAAATGATAAAAGAGGACTGACTCACATTTTCATGTTATATGAGGTGACTTACGGTATGCAATCgcatggtcaggcttgctggcttggatgatgaatgtcattgtgtcccagttgAACTAATTTAGCTAATAATTACAGTcaccagacttaattatttaatgACAATCATCATACAACTAGGAGATAGTGGAGTGCAGCTTATAACAAGCTAACAATTTGTTATGCGATTTTATTGTAGTTAGGCTTAATCTTGTATGTGATGTTCAACAATGGTGGTATTCAGTCTGTATCGTAATGTGCAAAATAATGAACACATTCtgtttttcatgtttgtgaTCCATTATGTGTCCAGTAGACTGTACATCATAGCATGTCATGTCAGacaaaatggtttaattcttttGGACAGATTGTTATGTTCATGAATCAGCAACAATTACAACATATTTGTGTCCTATTTGGGGGGCAAAGGAAATccaatcatatatatatagaatAGTCCAGTTGGTCTGAATGCTTTCCTCAAACATTCTGACAATTTAAAAGCCTGAAAGTTTAGAATAATCAAGGAGACATGATCATGAATATCCCCCACCACACGGCTCATGTTTTCCTAAATCCACCAAGACATTCGTGTCCTGCCCTGAATCCACATTCCACATTTGGTTTCCTTATCTATAACTGAGAAAATCTGTCCCTGCTGGGGATACTGTGCAGTCAGTCAAGAAATGCATGACAAGGGCCATAACACTGGAACAAATTCTAACATGTTTCTGTTTCAtaatagactaacagctagtccctgaaatgaacatattttactgaaaaaaaaaactttcattgtgaaaaaaaaaaaatacaatgaaatggagccctgagactttcttcattttcagacacaTTTTccagacttgcgtgggctttcttggatatatatccttcagggtctgtacgacagactagtttCATATCTACATCAAGACATTCATGTCCTTAACACATATCCATTTTGGTTTCCCTATCTATAACGGATACTGAGAAAATCTGTCCTCACTGGGGATACCATgtacattgttatgttaaatatggttgcagaaaacatgcattatcTACTAGCCACATAGCAATGTAAAATATACAAGAACTGcctaatatgtaaaatattctggtaatggaatagaagttctttgatgtaatattgtCAGATCGTATTTACCTGAATGACCGGTAGATTGGACCAAAACAATACACAGCTGCACAGTTGATCGCTATTTCTGGCTTACTTGAATCACAGCAAAGACGCATATTCATGTGAATATACGTCcttgttatgtccttggaaaatAATAGATTTTACTTGGCCTTTGTTCCATATTATGTAATAAGTACGATAATGCAAATGTCTAATAACACAGGGAGTCATCCGTGGACCCCAAGATCCACGTTATGGCGAGAGATGACTGTACTAAGAAAAAAAATGCATgacaagggccataactctgtAACAAATTGTCAGAGGATTtccattttcaaactgaatcaaGGTACACATGTATTTATGTCCTGAAAACATACCAACTTTGATTTTCGTATCTATAATGGTTTCCTATGGTTTCAAACCTAAAACCCCATACCACTTACTTCATAAGAAAGGAACCAGTTTCCAAATAATCACTGTATGAGAACTAATTGTTGAATGAATGAACATGCTGAACATTCCTCACCTCTGCACACATCCTCAAGCTCCCTTGTCTGAAACCCTGAAAAACAGACACTTAGGGAGTATGTCATTAGGTAAGACACCATCTCAAGAGTTTGTTAATAGCTGCGATAATGACAGACACTTGGATTCAAATAATTCTGGTGTACAAGCACCAATCCATCTCAAACATCTGGAACAAGCATCTCAATATTCAgatttgattatgtacagattgccaccatattgctggaatatagctgagtgtggcatgacacaacaaaccaaccaagtTTCAGCCACATCTGTCTTGTCATTTCTGAAGACTGCCTTTAGAAGTAAAGATGTCCATTTTGACAGAATTTATGTTCAATGTCTAAGTGAAAAGATCAATAAAGATCAATGAAAATGACAGATGTTTCTTTTGAAGATGTGTGACAACATTACTTCACATGGCTTTTAAGGCCAGGGAAACTAAATATTCAATAACCAAAGGTATATCCTGCATACTGCATGTCAAATACGTGTAATAAGGAAATAATTACCAGCAAATCCTTAAAGTGCTTGGTGGGACTGGCTGCATCTGCCATCTTAACAAGATGTCGAACTGCACAACAAAGACCTGACCTGACCATAGGAAGTTTGGGATCAAATATCACAGGCAACTGGCAGTTCTGAATAAtcaggggaagtaactctgtcTCTGTGAATGTGTGGTGGAGCTTCTGCAATGCATGCAGTGGTAATTCGATCTGTTCTTGACTCTGTGCAGCTGCATCCTTAACAAATATAATGTGTACATCCACAGGTGCACAATATTCTACAACAAACAGCACTGCATTTGATGAAAGAGTCACTGCACAACCACCGTTGTTTTTCAGCCTGCCACTCAAATACACTTCTGCCACCATCTTGGGTATTTCTTGTTGTGATTGTGAACGTGTTTATCTCCCTTCACCTGCAACAATAGGAAGTCATTATTTTGGTTATGGTGAGATTACCAACATCATTTCTGGCATAAACATCACTGCCCCAAGAAACACCCCCAGCTTGTGGACATACGGCTGATCTGGTATAAGTATACACATGGTACTCACTGGGCTCAAGTACACCAATCAAGATGTTGGAGCAATACAACTTTGAACATCTCTCTCTCTAACATTTGCCTCAACAGTTGGTTGCTTACAGAATCCCCCATCCCCATCCCGTGGCTGATCCAAAGATTTCTTAAAATTTGTAACTTGAGAGTTGGGAGTTTACTTTTAGTTTTACTTTGagatgtgtgtgttttgacttAACAATATCAGTCtttagagtgtgtgagtgagtgacatttcATGCTCCTATTcacattatttcagcaatattacattgaGAGATACCAGAGAGCAGCTTCGAACCTGGGCCTCTGGCTTAACGAATTAACACTTTAACTACCCCACCACCTTAAGCCTGACACAATCCTGGTCTATCTCAGAAGCTCAGGTCATAAACGTCCACAGTGTAACAAACAAATATagtttatcaaatgtttttggcacagattacaatatatatacactgAGGTCTCGTTAATCCGACCTCCATTTATCCAACAATTGACTTTATCTgatgcttttgttggtaacaaattgaatgaCAGTAATTTTGTCTCAATTATATAGTCTGACATCCTTGCTAATCAGACAATTTTCTGTGCTACAGACGATGTTGGATTAACCAGACTTGActgtatttattttaaaatacatgATGGAatttctggggttttttttatcatgaCGGTTGGTTAAATATTACCCAATGACCCACCATCCTTTTCTATCCATCACCCTTATAACACTGTCTACTAGGAAAACAGCCTATTAGCTGCACCATCCTCGCTTCCTATTCTAATAAAGACCACCTGCATGGTGCAGTGTTCGATACCCTGATGCACAATACCAAAAGatattaaaatatggtacttgttggtccctgagAGTTGCTCgacattaatgggtacaaggaCTCTGCttagagtcagtataatgtatcggagtggggtattcatgcttaactgtggcatggtatcttaGTGAGCTAGCACAATGAAAccagcttaaaggtcacatgcaaccaaaaaaatc includes:
- the LOC137274443 gene encoding glutathione S-transferase C-terminal domain-containing protein-like, with translation MVAEVYLSGRLKNNGGCAVTLSSNAVLFVVEYCAPVDVHIIFVKDAAAQSQEQIELPLHALQKLHHTFTETELLPLIIQNCQLPVIFDPKLPMVRSGLCCAVRHLVKMADAASPTKHFKDLLGFRQGSLRMCAEVSGWTKLCEVELNKSLTQLIHDFRLVSDSGKSEVELPQDLLKLEAHFLKPPKIHNDDKMRRAVLKEVKEEMSDEKMRSQILKNCTLRRNSFLLVKEKKFPHGNRTFRLVKHFSGEKNEEKQNVSNICEKHIYNGSTQITAKGDNSVEDLMKGIESLNYLDVELLHLYSEGIEMTVADLVLFVYFYHVIEAMNFSCCELFERLPRVMKWLEQMVKVEGIQLMVDSCFQVTHLAQALTEVKPAGILLLLPSEDVTEHDMELSRRCRSKHKAYKPDVSYVLRKIRASGIIPKIGEHLRGSDVTLDWGTMPSAVHPKEGQVPAKRTERKCQQLENLVTSVTAMARSGDVIVDFCSGGGHLGLTAAYLLPECKVYLIENKEESLVKAIQRIDALKLKNVVLYQCNLDYFHGKFDIGVCLHACGSATDMVLQQCLNNSSAFVICPCCYGSIQKTHLLTYPRSQCFVNADISYKDFLTLGHAADQTEFNIALEEQGRYCSNLVDTDRAELAREQGYSVILCSLQPLTCTPKNNLILGTPKHRSFTVS